AACACGAGTAGTTATGAATCCGTTGAGACTTTAAAGCTTCTTGATGGGATTGTTGATGTGTATTTGGCTGATCTGAAATATGCGGACGATGAATCGGGTTATATTTATTCTGGTGTAAAAGATTACTATACAGTAGCTACCAAGGCGCTCATAGAGATGCATAGACAAGTTGGAGCATTTAAAGAAGATAGCAAAAAAGGTCTTATAGTTAGACATCTTGTACTTCCAAACAATGTAGGAGGTACTCAAAAGGTTCTTGATTTTGTTTTTTATTCTCTGTCACCCACTGTACCAATTTCTTTGATGTCTCAATACAATCCACTGTTCAATGCCAGATTTGATAAATTGATTGCGAGAAAGCTCACCAAAGAAGAATATGAAGTGTCTGTACAGAGAGCACTTCAACTCGGTATGAATGGCTGGATTCAAACCGATGAAAAAAAGAGGGTCACAGCCAAACCAATTACATCAACTTACAAGATCATAGACCTGATGAGATCAAGAACATGAAAACCAATGCTCCAACCGCTATGAACGTGGTTGTCAGGATTATTTCTTTGGTGTTGGTGTAATGAGATCTATCTATTCTCACAGAATCGGTCGCGATGAAGCTCTCTTTTTCTGTCTGAGCAATTGCTTTGACTGTGTAGTCACCATCCGGTATGTCTTTTCCATCCCAAGAGATCTGGTTCGAGCCAGGTTTACCTTTTCCGCTCCATTGCCAGACGGTGTTTTGATTGATATCAACGATATTGATTGTCAACTGGGCAGGTTTTGAAAGATACACGTAAAAAGTTGTAGTATCGTTATACCAATCGCCATTTGGAGAAAATTCTTTTGGTTCCACCTTCAAACTGACAGATAAGACTTCTTCTATCAGGTTTATATTGACACTCGTTTCCTTCAAATATGAAATGTTCAGCAATCTTGTTTCTGGTATATATCCACTTGCTTTGAAGGTGATATAGACACTCCCTTCGGGAACATAAACGGTGTCTTTCACGCTGTTAACTTTTCCAAGGAATCTATTCTCTGAATACACCTCGACCGGATAAACATTTGAATATACTCTCAAACTACCAGCTCTGCTGAGAGGCGCATAAACGACAACTTGGCCAGGTTGAGATACATATACAAGGCCATCAAAAACAAGATACCAACTCTTACTCACAGTTATTCTGTGTTCTCCAGATGAACTCAGGGTTATCTGTAAAAAACCATTTATATCAGATATACCTGCGTATATTCCGTTCACATAGACATTGGCAAAGGGCTCCGTTCTGACTACAACAACATAACTTGCACATGCCAATATAGAAATAAATAGAATAAATAGAGAGACCAAAATGGTTAACTTTCTCATAGAATACCTCCAATTCTCACCATTTTGTCGTTGTGTACCAATCAACGATATTTTCTATCATCCAAATTTCATCACTTTGATAATACTCTATACCAATCACAATTGGCTCGGTAGATCTGATGTCTATCACACCAGAGGTTTGACTGTTCAACTCTTTTGTCAAATCCACATAAGCCGAAGCCTTAGCAGAAATGTTACCCGATAACTCTTTTATGACATTCCCCGCATAATCGTACACCCAAAGATATATATCATTTGTTTTGTTGGAAGTATTCATCAAAGCGAAAGCAGTTTCGGCGTTGCCAAAGTTCGTATAATTAATGCCGTACCAGTAATATTTTGCATCCGAGGAAACCTGAACAGGTTCTATAACGTGGTTCCGAGAAAAGAGCATTTCTCTATCTTTATAGAGAACAGAGATGTAGAGTAATTGATCACATTGAACGAGTACCAATCCCCAGTTTTTATCACTCTGTGGTATTTTCTGTGCAAGATCTATATGAACTGTTTCGTAAGGTTTCGACTTGAAGGTATCTTTCCATATTTCCTTTCCCTCATAGTCATAAACCACAACTCTGAAGTACGCGTTTTCATCGCTTAAATTCGAGACCACTATGGCAGTGTTCCTACCAGGTGTTGAGTCATGATATAACCCATAATTGGACGCAAAGAGGATTGTAGAAAGAATTATCACAAAAAATATTAAAGCTTTCTTCATAAACATCACTCTCCCAACAAAGGATAAGAGACGATCTCTGTACCAGAAGCGTAAACAGTCAATAAGTAAGGTTTACCATCAATTAAAAGCATTGGACATGAGTTTGGTTGAAGTCCGTTAGCAGTTTTCATGAGCAAGTTCAAAACATACACCTTTTCAACCCAACTTGGAGGCTGTTTTAGTTCAAAAGATTTGAGTCCAGTATCACCATAAGAAATAAGACTGATCTCGCTCGCGTTTTTATCGAAGAAATCGAGTAATTTATTACAGTAATATAGCGCATCTGTAGTTGTTGCTGGTTCATTTATATGCACATAATAAGCCGTTAGGTAATTTGCATCTACATTGTTTTTCAGATAATCGTTGATGTTTTTGACAACCTTTTCGGAGAATTCTCCAACATCTGGTTCAAACAAAGAGAGACAACCAGTGAGTGCAAAAATGGCAATAATAAAAAACAGATATAACATTCTGCGCATATACAATACCCCCTTAAATATTTTACACCTTCATTTACTTTGTATGACGGTGTGCTATCTTTGTTGCGGCAAAGGCCCAAGGTTTTAATTTATAAGGATATCCCATTCCTTTGACATAGCCCACTACTGTCGAGAGAACATCTCTGCTTGCACCGTCATAACCGATATCTATGTGTATCTCTGGACTCGTCAAATTGAGCATCTCTCTGGCAAAATTAGCCATTTCCAAACTCAGATAGGTTTCTTGGAATAATCGTGTGAACATGTCATAGTGTTTATATTCTCTCTTGAGAGTATACAGATAAGTTGCACCAACGCCGATTTTGTAGACTATTAAAACAGTCGCAAAAGTGACAACACCATCTCGTGCATCACTATCAGTTCCAATATATATCTTGAATGGACTGTGTTCTTTGAAATCGTAGATGATTTTCTTAGCTGTTTCAACATCTACAATGCCATAAGTTGGACTCTTCAGTAAGAATTAATCACCTCCTAAAAACAACAAGAGGAACTACTAATTCATCGAAACTCAGCCCACCATGCTTTGATTTCAAACTCTCTTCCCTACCTGTAAATTTGAAATAAAAAGAGTAGTTCGATCTTGCTATTAAAACGACATCACCTATTCTCTCAAGACTTTCTTTCTTTGAGTAAGAACCACCAAATAACCCCATCTGTATGGTCTGGTCTCTGGTCAAAACCATCGCCTGGTTTGTGTATGTCTTTTGAATGTATTCTATCACTTCTCTTGGCTGGCGAGTATATATGTGCATCATTCGCATCTCGCCACCAGGTGGAACCATTAAAAATGATGAGATCTCGTCCTTCCAAGACCACCAAATTTCGTTTTCCCAAGGTGTTGCAATTTGTCCATGATCTCCCATTATCATCAAAAGAGTATCATTTCCCAAAACAGGGATCACCTCTTTATGAATCATTTTTAAAAGCCAATAGAGCTCGCTTTCAAATGCTTGTGAATCCACTCCCATTTTATGTCCGATTGAATCGAGCAACCCCCAGTAGACAAACCCAAAAACCTTGCCATCTTCTTGGAGCATCTCTCTGAGTTTAGAGAACAAGTCTCCAAAACTTTGATAACTTCTCACCGAAGCTCCTGTATGAATCAGATTTGAAAACCCAGAGCCACGTATATTCTTTGACGTGAGTACACATCCCTTGACTCCAATGTTGAGAATCTTTTCAAAGATCGTTTCTGAAAAAAGAATCTCCTTTGATGAAAAATTCGATGATACTTTGCCAAGTGTTGGTGAGGATAACTCTATCATATTTACGAGAGCACCAAGTTCTTTGAGGTATAGGATGTATCCTAAGATACCGTGTTCAATAGGAGTAGATGCTGTCAATAATGAAGAAATGGCGGCACTTGTCGTTGTTGGGAAAACAGAAGTGGCATATAAGATATTTTTTTGGTCGAAAAGTTCTTCTTTCTGAAGGACTTTTTTCAAACTGTTTAGCCCAAGTGCGTCTATCAGAAATATGATGATTTTATCTATATTTTCGAACAAACCAGGTGCCAATTCTTCAAATGGATAGATGGGATGAAGAATCTTGCAACCAAAATGAGCCAGAATTGAGTTTGATACATTCACAAGAGACAACTTCTCATAGTCAGGTTTGAGGAGGTCATCAGTGATCTTGTCTATTTGCATTTTTCATCACCAATTAAAGTATAAAACCAAAAAATCCTTTTGAGAAGAATTCGATAAAGCAAATAAAGATGATAGAATTGTTGTACAAAACACGTATATTGACATCGAGATTGCAAAAATTCATTGTTAAAAGTTTCTATTTATGAGTATCTACTATTAAATTTTGAATATGGTACAATTTTATTGTGAGATCTTCAAAGTGCATAAACCACTTACCTTTAAAGGGGGAATGAAGATGCAAAAGTACAGATGTATAATTTGTGGGTATGTCTATGATCCGGCTGAGGGGGATCCAGATAACGATATCCCAGCAGGAACACCATTTGAAGATCTCCCTGATGACTGGGTGTGTCCCGTTTGTGGTGCTTCTAAGGAGGATTTCGAACCGGTAGAAGAGTGAACCCCCTATGGGGTTCACCTTGTGATCTTTCTAAAAGCAAAATAAGTCGCACTGACCAACATGATTTTTATCAAGTCACCGGGAATGAATGGCAATAATCCCATCGAAAGTAATTTTGGAAGACTCAGCTGAACCTGCTTGAACGAAAACCACAAGTACAATTGTGTTAAACCAAAACTGTATATAATGCCAAAATTGGCAACAAGAAGTATTGTCACAGTGTTAAACACTTTGAACCTATTTGGCTTGAAAATTTGGCTTATGAACAGCGATGCAAAGATAAAACCTATGAGATAACCTCCCGTTGGTCCGATGAGAGTATGAAAACCAGAATTATTTCCAGAGAACCATGGAATGCCAAGCACACCTAATAGTACATAGAGTATCTGACTGAACACTGCCAATTTGTTTATAAACAACGGAGCGAGCAAAATCACAAAGGTTTGACCAGTTACTGGCACGGGACTGAATGGAAGAGGAATTCTGATCTGAGCTGCAATGCCCGTTAGGAAAGTGAAAACAAGTGTTACCAAAACCTTGTACCACAGATTTTCTCGTGAGAGTATTTCTTCGCGAGTTATCACCTTATCACCTCCAAATTAGGCAATCAGTTTTTGCCAAGTATATCTTTTTTTAGCATATTGACCCCAGCATACACAACCCACGTATCGACATAATCCAGTGCAAACTCAATAACTGTGGTTGTAAGGTATATATTTAGCAGTGTTCTGAAATCGTATATTCCTACGAATGCCAAACTCACGAAAACGAAATTGTCCAAGATTTGTCCAAGTTTTGTCGCGATATTGTTTCTCATCCACAATTTTGTTTTAGTTCTCAGTCTATCGTGTATCCAGACGGCAAAATAGCCCGAGAGTATATAAGCAATCCAACTGGCAAGAGCTATTCTCGGTGTGAAGGCAAAGGCATTTGAAAGATAACCCTGAGCTACATCGTTTGAAGAAGGTATATATCCTACATAAACAAGTCCAAGTAATACGAAAATGAATTGAGCAAAAAAACCTATCCAGATGGCTTTTCTCCCCTCTCTTTGTCCATAGATCTCTGTGATGATCGAATAGACAGCGAAAGCCATACCCATGCTCATATTTGCAGCCGTCACTTCAAGACCAAGGAGGTTAAAGAGTTTTGCCACTCCTAAATTTGATGCAACTATCAGAGTAGCAAGGGCTACGTATAATCCTTCTTTTTTCAGAAATCGTATGGCAAACAATACTGTCAGACATGAAACTATATACTCAAGTCCCAAAAAGAGAAAGTTAGTCAGTAGACATCACCTCTTTGAAGATTATCGCATTGAAATTTTTTCGAAAGTACTAAGAGAAAGAAAAGTCTTTTGAAAAAACATATACTCAAAGAAAAATCAATCGAGCTTTGTGCTGCATTATTTTTTACCTTTCAAAAATAAAGGTGTAATTTTCTGATAGATATAATAAGAAAAATGAAGATGGAGGTTTTGCAGTGAAAAGTCTTGGTATATTTATTCACTTTGAGAACAACGTGATAGTTATGATAATGTGCATTCATGCCCCTGGAGGTGCTCCAGGCATTTAATCGTGCTTGGAGGTACTAAAAGGGGCGTTTCCAAAAATGGGAACGCCCTTTTTTTAACCAAAGATCAATCATGGAGGGAAAAAAGTGAGTGAGGTTTTTTACCCAGGAAAACTCGATTGCATGCCAGATAAGAAAATCTTTTTGGCGAGAGCAGGGGCAAGATATGGTAAGCTCGATGAAGATTTCATACATCGTGTCAATGAACTGTTTTTGATCGCACTTGAGAAAATAGAACCTGTTGTTTATTACAGAACATCAGATCTTTCTATACTGCCAAAAGAAATCATTCCATCGAGTTTTGGTAATATCAAGAAAATGACGATATTTTTATCCACACTTGGTTCAGCGGTAGATACACTGATATCACAGTTATCTGAGCAAGGAAAAACCTTTGATGCTTTTATAATTGATTCTTGGGCATCTGAGGCACTTGAAACCCTCAACGAGAATTTTGATCAATCACTCAGGGAAAGATTTGGTATGGGTACGATGAGGTTTTCTCCAGGTTATGGGAATGTTGATCTGAGGATTAATAAGTACATAGTTAAAGAATTTTTGGGAGTTGATCAAGTGACGGTTTTAGACAGTGGCGTTATGGTTCCAAGAAAAACCACGACGTGCATGGTGGGGTGGTTCAATGAAGAGAAGTGAATTTTTGCAGATGTTGAGGGAAAAGGTTTTATTCTTAGATGGCGCTTATGGCACGGAGTTTTTCAAGAGGGGATACAAAGGTTTGATAGAGTTGCTCAATATAAGTAAACCAGAGATCGTTGAAAGACTTCAAAGCGATTATATCCAAGCTGGCGCAAACATCCTGCTTACAAATACTTTCAGCGCCAATAGAATGAAATTGAGAGCGCATGGCTTTGAATCAGAGATAGAGAAAATAAATTTCAACGCCGTTGAGATAGCAAGATCGGTATGCAAAAATCAACTTGTCTTTGGAGACATGTCCTCAACGGGTAGTTTCGTTCAACCTTTTGGTGAGATCAGCTTTGATGAAGTTTATGAAATCTTCAAAGAACAAGCTTCAATTTTGATAAAAGCTGGAGTAGATGGAATTATCATCGAAACAATGTCAGATTTGAAAGAACTCAAAGCCGCCATCCTTGCGGTGAGAGATCTGTCAAATGATATTCCATTGATTGCACATATGACCTTTGAAGAAGATGGAAAGTCCGTGACGGGAACATCTGTTGAGATCTTCGCTACACTTATGAACGATCTTGATGTCGATGTAGTTGGTGTGAATTGTTCGCTCGAACCTAAGCAGATGCTTTCGATTTTTGCAAGATTAGCTAAGTACAGTAAGAAACCATTGAGCGTTGAACCAAACGCTGGGAAACCCTTTTTAGAGAATGGAAAACTTTCTTACAGGACAACCCCTGAAGAATTTGCAGTGTATATGGCAGACTTTGTCGAGCTTGGCGCTAACATAATCGGCGGGTGTTGTGGTACCGGTCCAGAACACATAAAGGTCATGACCAAGTACATAGGAACACAGAAACCAAGAAAGAGAGAAATAATTGATATTCAATATCTTTCTTCAAGAACAAATCTAAAGCCAATCGATACTTTCTTGATAATAGGAGAGAGAATAAACGCGAGCGGGAAGAAGAAACTCCAAGCTCAAATTCAACAGAGAGATTTTTCTGGTGTTTTAACTCTCGCACAAGAACAGGAACAGGAAGGATGTACAGCAATAGATATTAATTTTGGTATAGAGAAACTTTTGAGAAAAGAACATTTTCAACAAGCGATTATCCAACTTGACAAGCATTCTTGTTTACCAGTCTCCTTCGATATACAGAACCTTGATTTTTTGGAGATCGCAATGAAAGAATATGTCGGAAGGGGTTTGATCAATTCCGCATTTGCAAGAGAAGACCACTTGGTTGAAAGGATTAATCTTTTGAAGAGATATGGAGGACTGCTGATAGTTCTTGCTATGGAAAAAGATATTCCCAAAACTGCGGAAGAAAGATTTCAGTTGGTACTAAAGGCTGCAGAGATACTAAAAGGAAATGGAGTCGAACTCGATCGAGTTTATTTCGATCCACTTGTTCTTCCAATAGGAGCAAAGAACGACTACCATGTAACTTTGAAAGTGATAGATCTTATCAATAAAGCTGGTTTGAGATCTTCAATTGGTCTTTCAAATTTGAGTTTTGGTATGCCGAATAGAGAACACATAAATGCTGCTTTTTTGGCTTTATGTGTTGAAAACGGTTTGAATGCCGCTATACTCAACAGCAAAGAAGCTCTTACTATGGGGGCTTTACAAGGTGCTCTGTCGTTGCAAGGAAAAGAAATTGTGAAAGTCGAGAATGTTTTGCATGATCCACTCGTTGATATCATAATCAAGGGACAAAAAGAACAATTGATGAATGTTGTTCAGGAACTTCTAAAACAACATGATCCTTTGTACATAAGCCAGCAAGTACTTGCGGAAGCTATGAAAAAAATTGGAACACTTTATGCAAACGGGAGCATCTATTTACCACATTTGATTTTAGCGGCAGAGACAGTACAACCTGCCTTTGATTATTTGAATAACTTGCTTGGTGAATCACGGATAAAACTTGGAAAGATACTTCTTGCAACAGTTCAGGGAGATATACATGATATCGGCAAGAAGATCGTTGCAACAGTCCTTAGAAGTGGAGGTTTTGAAGTCTACGATATAGGTAAAGATGTACCAGCTGAGAAAATTTTGCAAAAATGCAAGGAATATAACCCAGATATAGTCGGACTTTCTGCCATGATGACCACAACCGTTGGTCAGGTGAAAGAGGTCGCAGATTTATTGAGATCAGAGAAAATCAATGTTTTTCTGTTAGCTGGCGGGGCTTCGATGAACCAACAATTAGCAGATCAATTTGGGGTTATGTACGCCAAAGACGCAGTACAGGCATTGGAGTTTTGTAAAAAATTCGTACAAGGAGGTGCAAAATAAGTGATCGTTCTCAAATTTGGTGGATCTAATTTGAGAAACAAGACAGATCTTGAGAAAATACTCAAAGTGATTAGTATGTATAGAGAACCTTTTATCGTGGTTGTTTCCGCTGTAAATGGTGTTACGAACAGATTGATAGATGCTTTGAATAATATCGCCGATCTTGATGTAGATAAATTTCTTGAAGAGTTGTATTCAACTTATCGAAGTTTTTTAAGTGAAGAAAGTTTTCAATTAAGAGAAAGGGTATATCAGATAAAGGAAATCCTTTTGGGTACAAAGTTGATAGGCAAAGTTCCTGACTTTGTCTATGACCAAATCGTGAGTCATGGAGAGAGATGTTCTTCATTTCTTTTAACTCACTATCTGAATAAAAATAATATTCATTGCAAAGAAGCTCTTCCTGAAGAATTCGGGTTGGTGACAGATGGTAAATTCAAGAATGCTTCTGTGGACTTAGTCAATTCTGAAATCAATCTCAAAAGGTTTTTCAGGCAAGATGAAAATTACATCGTGCCCGGGTTTTATGGCATTCACGAAGGTCAAATAACAATTCTTGGTCGTGGTGGAAGCGATTATTCAGCAACATCGATAGCATACTGCTTAGATGCAAACAGGGTCGATCTGTACAAAGATGTGTCTGGTTTTATGACCTGTGATCCAAAATATGTTGATGGAGTTAGACCAGTCAGAAGATTGAATTATGACGAAGCCGCTGAGCTTTCCTATTTCGGAGCTAAGATCCTTCATCACGCATCAGTTGACCCTGTACGCAAAAAAAATATTCCCCTTTACATATTCAATATCAATAGTTTTGAATCGATAGACAAACCAGACACGATAATTTCTTTCAATGACTCTGTTGCAGAAACGATAATAAAGAGTATATCCTTCACCGATGATATCGCCGTCATACAGTTCAAAGGTACCAATGTTGGACGTGTTCCTGGATTATTGGGTCAGATAGCGTCTACCTTAGGCAATGAAGGTGTGAATATCAAATCCGTTGTTACTTCGCAGACCAGTATAAATGTTCTCATTTCGAAGCAAGATTTGGAAAAATGTAAGCGAATAACCTCAAAAATGCAAATAGCAGAGGTTGAGGATATCCATTACAAAACGGAGATATCATTAATAGCTGCGGTTGGAGATGGACTCTTGAAAAGACATGGTATCGCTGCCAGAATTTTCACAGCCGTTTCAAGGAAGAATATAAATGTTGAGATGATTTCTGCGGGTGCATCTGACGTGACCATATATTTCATAGTCAGGTTAACCGATAGAGACAAAGCACTGCAGGCTATTCATGAAGAATTTTTCAGGGGTGGTGAGAATGGTGAAAACAATTGAGCAGATCAACGAAAAAATTAGGAATGGGAAGGCAGTAGTTTTAACGGCTGAGGAAGTCGTTCAGCTTGCAAAACAGTCAAGTCCCAAAGAAATTGCACAAACGGTAGATGTTGTGACCACCGCAACTTTTGCACCTATGTGTTCAAGTGGTGCCTTCATCAATTTTGGTCATACGACTCCTCCGATGAGAATGGAAAAGATCGATCTTTCTGGAGTTGAAGTATATGGAGGCCTCGCTGCAGTTGATGGGTATATAGGAGCAACACAAGAATCGAGAGATGATAAGAGTTTTGGTGGGGCTCACATAATCGAAGCGCTTATCAATGGAG
The DNA window shown above is from Thermotoga profunda AZM34c06 and carries:
- a CDS encoding biotin transporter BioY — translated: MITREEILSRENLWYKVLVTLVFTFLTGIAAQIRIPLPFSPVPVTGQTFVILLAPLFINKLAVFSQILYVLLGVLGIPWFSGNNSGFHTLIGPTGGYLIGFIFASLFISQIFKPNRFKVFNTVTILLVANFGIIYSFGLTQLYLWFSFKQVQLSLPKLLSMGLLPFIPGDLIKIMLVSATYFAFRKITR
- a CDS encoding ribonuclease H-like YkuK family protein → MKSPTYGIVDVETAKKIIYDFKEHSPFKIYIGTDSDARDGVVTFATVLIVYKIGVGATYLYTLKREYKHYDMFTRLFQETYLSLEMANFAREMLNLTSPEIHIDIGYDGASRDVLSTVVGYVKGMGYPYKLKPWAFAATKIAHRHTK
- a CDS encoding homocysteine S-methyltransferase family protein: MKRSEFLQMLREKVLFLDGAYGTEFFKRGYKGLIELLNISKPEIVERLQSDYIQAGANILLTNTFSANRMKLRAHGFESEIEKINFNAVEIARSVCKNQLVFGDMSSTGSFVQPFGEISFDEVYEIFKEQASILIKAGVDGIIIETMSDLKELKAAILAVRDLSNDIPLIAHMTFEEDGKSVTGTSVEIFATLMNDLDVDVVGVNCSLEPKQMLSIFARLAKYSKKPLSVEPNAGKPFLENGKLSYRTTPEEFAVYMADFVELGANIIGGCCGTGPEHIKVMTKYIGTQKPRKREIIDIQYLSSRTNLKPIDTFLIIGERINASGKKKLQAQIQQRDFSGVLTLAQEQEQEGCTAIDINFGIEKLLRKEHFQQAIIQLDKHSCLPVSFDIQNLDFLEIAMKEYVGRGLINSAFAREDHLVERINLLKRYGGLLIVLAMEKDIPKTAEERFQLVLKAAEILKGNGVELDRVYFDPLVLPIGAKNDYHVTLKVIDLINKAGLRSSIGLSNLSFGMPNREHINAAFLALCVENGLNAAILNSKEALTMGALQGALSLQGKEIVKVENVLHDPLVDIIIKGQKEQLMNVVQELLKQHDPLYISQQVLAEAMKKIGTLYANGSIYLPHLILAAETVQPAFDYLNNLLGESRIKLGKILLATVQGDIHDIGKKIVATVLRSGGFEVYDIGKDVPAEKILQKCKEYNPDIVGLSAMMTTTVGQVKEVADLLRSEKINVFLLAGGASMNQQLADQFGVMYAKDAVQALEFCKKFVQGGAK
- a CDS encoding aspartate kinase, with product MIVLKFGGSNLRNKTDLEKILKVISMYREPFIVVVSAVNGVTNRLIDALNNIADLDVDKFLEELYSTYRSFLSEESFQLRERVYQIKEILLGTKLIGKVPDFVYDQIVSHGERCSSFLLTHYLNKNNIHCKEALPEEFGLVTDGKFKNASVDLVNSEINLKRFFRQDENYIVPGFYGIHEGQITILGRGGSDYSATSIAYCLDANRVDLYKDVSGFMTCDPKYVDGVRPVRRLNYDEAAELSYFGAKILHHASVDPVRKKNIPLYIFNINSFESIDKPDTIISFNDSVAETIIKSISFTDDIAVIQFKGTNVGRVPGLLGQIASTLGNEGVNIKSVVTSQTSINVLISKQDLEKCKRITSKMQIAEVEDIHYKTEISLIAAVGDGLLKRHGIAARIFTAVSRKNINVEMISAGASDVTIYFIVRLTDRDKALQAIHEEFFRGGENGENN
- a CDS encoding flagellar hook assembly protein FlgD, which encodes MRKLTILVSLFILFISILACASYVVVVRTEPFANVYVNGIYAGISDINGFLQITLSSSGEHRITVSKSWYLVFDGLVYVSQPGQVVVYAPLSRAGSLRVYSNVYPVEVYSENRFLGKVNSVKDTVYVPEGSVYITFKASGYIPETRLLNISYLKETSVNINLIEEVLSVSLKVEPKEFSPNGDWYNDTTTFYVYLSKPAQLTINIVDINQNTVWQWSGKGKPGSNQISWDGKDIPDGDYTVKAIAQTEKESFIATDSVRIDRSHYTNTKEIILTTTFIAVGALVFMFLISSGL
- a CDS encoding queuosine precursor transporter, whose translation is MGLEYIVSCLTVLFAIRFLKKEGLYVALATLIVASNLGVAKLFNLLGLEVTAANMSMGMAFAVYSIITEIYGQREGRKAIWIGFFAQFIFVLLGLVYVGYIPSSNDVAQGYLSNAFAFTPRIALASWIAYILSGYFAVWIHDRLRTKTKLWMRNNIATKLGQILDNFVFVSLAFVGIYDFRTLLNIYLTTTVIEFALDYVDTWVVYAGVNMLKKDILGKN
- the rd gene encoding rubredoxin, whose protein sequence is MQKYRCIICGYVYDPAEGDPDNDIPAGTPFEDLPDDWVCPVCGASKEDFEPVEE
- a CDS encoding alkaline phosphatase family protein, giving the protein MQIDKITDDLLKPDYEKLSLVNVSNSILAHFGCKILHPIYPFEELAPGLFENIDKIIIFLIDALGLNSLKKVLQKEELFDQKNILYATSVFPTTTSAAISSLLTASTPIEHGILGYILYLKELGALVNMIELSSPTLGKVSSNFSSKEILFSETIFEKILNIGVKGCVLTSKNIRGSGFSNLIHTGASVRSYQSFGDLFSKLREMLQEDGKVFGFVYWGLLDSIGHKMGVDSQAFESELYWLLKMIHKEVIPVLGNDTLLMIMGDHGQIATPWENEIWWSWKDEISSFLMVPPGGEMRMMHIYTRQPREVIEYIQKTYTNQAMVLTRDQTIQMGLFGGSYSKKESLERIGDVVLIARSNYSFYFKFTGREESLKSKHGGLSFDELVVPLVVFRR
- a CDS encoding methionine synthase, with protein sequence MSEVFYPGKLDCMPDKKIFLARAGARYGKLDEDFIHRVNELFLIALEKIEPVVYYRTSDLSILPKEIIPSSFGNIKKMTIFLSTLGSAVDTLISQLSEQGKTFDAFIIDSWASEALETLNENFDQSLRERFGMGTMRFSPGYGNVDLRINKYIVKEFLGVDQVTVLDSGVMVPRKTTTCMVGWFNEEK
- a CDS encoding radical SAM protein yields the protein MYHCDLCPVQCGVNRYQSVGKCKIGNLPKLMSVVLHFGEEPPISGENGAGTIFFSGCNLRCIYCQNMNFSQLANGVEITSQELAEIFLDLQNHGAETLNLVTPTPHILSIVEALEIASEKGFSLPVVYNTSSYESVETLKLLDGIVDVYLADLKYADDESGYIYSGVKDYYTVATKALIEMHRQVGAFKEDSKKGLIVRHLVLPNNVGGTQKVLDFVFYSLSPTVPISLMSQYNPLFNARFDKLIARKLTKEEYEVSVQRALQLGMNGWIQTDEKKRVTAKPITSTYKIIDLMRSRT